One stretch of Weissella koreensis KACC 15510 DNA includes these proteins:
- a CDS encoding CvfD/Ygs/GSP13 family RNA-binding post-transcriptional regulator, translating to MEYQIGQLVEGVITGIQPYGAFLQLDAHTQGLIHISECRSAYIQSVDEELKVGDVVKVVVLNIDHYSKKISLSRRETLLEASQRPIVVEKHPNKGKIHYWTNQYTEYGFKTITESYPVMLQEALGRLK from the coding sequence ATTGGTCAATTAGTTGAAGGTGTGATCACAGGAATTCAACCATATGGTGCTTTTTTACAGTTAGATGCGCATACGCAGGGATTGATTCATATTTCTGAATGTCGATCAGCCTATATTCAAAGTGTCGATGAGGAACTTAAAGTTGGGGATGTAGTTAAAGTTGTAGTCTTAAATATCGATCATTATTCAAAGAAGATATCTTTATCCCGTCGAGAAACGTTACTAGAAGCAAGTCAACGACCGATTGTAGTGGAAAAGCATCCTAATAAAGGAAAAATCCATTATTGGACCAATCAATATACAGAATATGGTTTTAAGACGATTACTGAATCATATCCGGTAATGCTGCAAGAAGCGTTAGGACGTTTAAAATAG